From Cygnus atratus isolate AKBS03 ecotype Queensland, Australia chromosome 1, CAtr_DNAZoo_HiC_assembly, whole genome shotgun sequence, the proteins below share one genomic window:
- the B3GALT5 gene encoding beta-1,3-galactosyltransferase 5, with protein MKTGGTWLGLLMGQGLLASRTRHFSSEWINMMDFTKLKILVCLVGLSCASFWFSYMNLTKLCIFCEKKQNSLLPTQTFRRIQGSFLQLPDIDCHKNPPFLVLLVASSYEHSNARMAIRQTWGKERMVASKRLVTYFLLGTTVNLTQQADITDESQKYKDIIQKDFIDTYYNLTLKTMMGVEWIHKFCNQSSFVMKTDTDVFVNVFHLTELLLRKNRTTGFFTGFLKLHEYPIRERGSKWYVSIEEYPGKTYPPFCSGTGYVLSTDVASQIYNVSESILFIKLEDVFIGLCLAKLNIQLEELHSEQTFFPEKITFSVSRFKKIVMCHKVKPSEQLSYWNHLVTEEHRGVL; from the exons atgaagacgGGAGGAACCTGGTTAGGTCTGCTAATGGGCCAGGGCTTGCTGGCTTCAAGAACCAGACATTTTTCCAGTGAATGGATAAatatg atGGATTTCACAAAACTCAAGATTCTTGTTTGCCTTGTAGGGCTTAGCTGTGCCAGCTTCTGGTTTTCTTACATGAATTTGACCAAACTCTGtatattctgtgaaaaaaaacagaattcctTACTACCTACACAGACTTTTAGGAGAATCCAAGGAAGCTTCTTGCAGCTCCCAGATATAGATTGCCATAAGAACCCGCCTTTTCTCGTCCTGCTTGTGGCATCCTCATACGAGCACAGCAATGCCAGGATGGCCATCCGGCAAAcctgggggaaggagagaatgGTGGCCAGCAAACGCCTTGTGACATATTTCCTCCTGGGAACCACTGTGAATCTCACACAGCAGGCTGACATCACTGATGAAAGCCAAAAATACAAAGACATTATTCAAAAGGACTTTATAGACACATACTACAACCTGACTTTGAAGACCATGATGGGAGTTGAGTGGATTCACAAGTTTTGTAACCAGTCCAGCTTTGTGATGAAAACCGACACAGATGTGTTTGTCAATGTTTTTCACCTCACTGAGCTGCTTCTAAGGAAAAATAGGACCACAGGGTTCTTCACAGgctttttaaaactgcatgaGTACCCCATAAGGGAGAGAGGCAGTAAGTGGTACGTGAGCATAGAAGAATATCCAGGAAAGACCTACCCACCGTTTTGTTCAGGGACTGGCTATGTTTTATCCACTGATGTTGCTAGTCAGATCTATAATGTTTCAGAGAGCATTTTGTTCATCAAACTGGAGGATGTATTCATAGGACTGTGCCTTGCCAAATTAAACATTCAGCTGGAAGAGCTTCATTCAGAGCagacattttttccagaaaagattACATTCTCTGTTTCTCGCTTTAAGAAAATTGTGATGTGCCATAAAGTAAAACCATCTGAACAGCTGAGCTACTGGAATCACTTAGTGACAGAAGAACACAGAGGAGTGCTCTAG